The region TTGGAGGGGAGCGAAGCTTCGCGACTCAGAGCCGCGGCCTCCCGAACAGCAGGGGCGTTCGCGAACGCCCGTTAATGCCGATCGGGCTTGGCCCATAAGACGACCCCGAGACCCACCTGTCGGTGAGCCTCGGGGTCGTCGCGCAGAAGCGCGGTTGCTACCGACCGATAGCGATCAGCCGCCGGCCTGAATCTCCGCCGCTAGCGCCTGCACCTCGTCGAGCACCCGAAGCAGGTTGCCGCTCCACAGCATCCCGATCTCATCCTCGGAGTAGCCGCGGCGAACCAGCTCGAGCGTGACGTTGAACGTCTCCGCCGCATCGTTCCAGCCGCTGACGCCACCACCTCCATCGAAGTCGGAGCTGATACCGACGTGCTCGAGGCCGATGAGGTTCACCATGTAGTCGATGTTGTCCACGAGGTCCGCGACGTCGACCGGAGGAGCAACCGCGTTGACCTCGGCTTCCATGCGGGACTCCACGGCAGCAGCGACGGGGGCAAACGCCTCCTGGTAAGCAGCCCTCTCTTCCTCACTCATCCCGAACTGCTCGCGTCGCCCGACGACCTCAAAGCCCATTTCGGCGGCGACGGAGGCCTCCAGCGCGCCCAGCGCCTCGCGGTGCGAAGCGTTCTTCTCAGGGAGCAGGTAGCTCGAGAACGCTACCGTCTGGATCACGCCGCCGTTCTCTTTGAGTGCCATCAGCAACTCGTCGTCCATGCTCCGGCTCACGTCGCCGAGCGAGCGTGCAGCCGAGTGCGACCCGATCACCGGGGCACGCGACAGCTCCATCATCTCGAGGTTCGCTTCCTTCGACGGATGTGAGAGATCGATCATGATGCCCCACTTGTTCATCTCCGCGATGACTTCACGACCCAGGTCGCTCAGGCCACCGTGGAGCCAGACGTCGTCACGCTCGCCGGTGTTGGAATCGGAGAGCTGCGAGTGGCCGTTGTGCGCAAGCGACATGTAGCGTCCACCACGCTCAGCGAATTCCTGCACCCGACTGATGTCCATGCCGACGGGGTAGCCGTTCTCGATCCCGATCATGGCGATCTTTTTGCCCTCGGCGTTCAGCCGGCGCACGTCGTCCGACGTGAGCGCGAGGCCGATCCGGTCCGGAGCGATCTCTTCGGTCAGACGGTGGATCGCGTCGAACTTCTCGATCGCGTTGGCATACGCGGCGTCGAAGCCTGCTTGGTCGAGATCTCCCTGGCCCGTGTAGACGACCATCCAGGACACATCGAGGCCCCCGGCCTCCATCTTCGGCAAGTTCACCTGATTGCCGAGGTCCATCGTGTAGTTCCGCTCAGCCGTGAAGTTGGCCACGCTAATGTCGTCGTGTGTGTCGAGTGTGATCACACGCTCGTGGATGCCACGTGCGCGCTCGACGAGCTGGGCTTCGGCTTCGGCGCTGGAGTCCGCAGCGTCCCCGCCACCACATGATGCGAGGGCGACGGCAGCGAGGAGGGCGGTCAGTCTGGAGCGATGGGTCATGGTGGTCATGTCGGTCTCTCTGGGGTGCAGCTGTTCAGGTACTGCTATGACAAGAGAGGGCAGTGTAGTGCTGGCGGGTTAGGCTGGCCAGGTTTTTTTGGGCCTACCGGCGAATCCCTCTCAAGTGCTCATCGAAGAACGCCGCCTGCCTGCGCACGAGGTCATACCGGCTCGCCTCAGTCTCCACGGTGTGTGGCTCCACCGGGAAGTACATCACCTCGAAGTCCTTCTCTAGCTCAATGAGGCGCTGCACCAGACGTGCTGCGTCCTGGAAGTGAACATTGTCGTCCATGAGTCCGTGGGTGATCAAGAGTGGGTCTTCCAACCCTTCGGCGTAGTAGATAGGACTCGAAAGTCGATACGCCTCCGGGTTCTCTGCCGGCACGCCTAGGATCCTGCTGGTCCAGCCGTCGCTGTAGTGCGCCCAGTCCGTAACAGCCGCGCGAGCCACTCCGGCGTTGAATACACCCGGGTATCGGAAGAGAGAAGTCAGGGTTAGGAAGCCACCATACGAGACGCCGTAGATGCCGATCCGATCA is a window of Longimicrobiales bacterium DNA encoding:
- a CDS encoding membrane dipeptidase translates to MTTMTHRSRLTALLAAVALASCGGGDAADSSAEAEAQLVERARGIHERVITLDTHDDISVANFTAERNYTMDLGNQVNLPKMEAGGLDVSWMVVYTGQGDLDQAGFDAAYANAIEKFDAIHRLTEEIAPDRIGLALTSDDVRRLNAEGKKIAMIGIENGYPVGMDISRVQEFAERGGRYMSLAHNGHSQLSDSNTGERDDVWLHGGLSDLGREVIAEMNKWGIMIDLSHPSKEANLEMMELSRAPVIGSHSAARSLGDVSRSMDDELLMALKENGGVIQTVAFSSYLLPEKNASHREALGALEASVAAEMGFEVVGRREQFGMSEEERAAYQEAFAPVAAAVESRMEAEVNAVAPPVDVADLVDNIDYMVNLIGLEHVGISSDFDGGGGVSGWNDAAETFNVTLELVRRGYSEDEIGMLWSGNLLRVLDEVQALAAEIQAGG